In a genomic window of Occallatibacter riparius:
- a CDS encoding M61 family metallopeptidase, whose product MHRFRIPQLSLAVFVCASVCPIAFAQKPPIQIIADLTDAPRKIYHAEVDLPVTPGPLTLTTPRWIPGNHRPTGPVSDITGVVFSSDGKPVEWRRDDVDMYEFHVTIPKGATTLHAHLDCIVTGRVSAKMAVLEWEKLLLYPAHIPVRDIPVQPSLKVPDGWGVGTALQPEGASAWPMPATGSTTKFAVTNVEQLEDSPVIAGQYFHEFALAPTISPKHYIDVVSDQPEDSNLRPSTLAEINNLVREADAEYASHHYNVYHFLLTLSDMAGGEGLEHGQSSDNGVGEKGFADDAHQLAEADLLSHEFTHSWNGKYRRPVGLYQPDFATPQQGALLWVYEGMTQYLGNVLAARSGLKSQAQYRDLLAMSAANLDTKPGREWRSTEDTAIAASVLRGGNPAWSNWRRGQDYYQEGELLWLDADTLIRKMTDNKKSLDDFEKIFLAKGGNTGPLIVTYTFDELVADLNQVVKYDWATFLHDRVDRINPRADLAGIERGGYKLVYKDKPSASEKTISSLGGRRGGGVDCWYSLGLRIGADGSIADVRWNGPADKARLAPGQKIMAINGQVFSAEMLRDAIKGAKGTSEPIKLIVQSDTYVTNAEIDYHDGERFPVLERVDGTSAYLDDITKPLTTPEKAPETKKEESGL is encoded by the coding sequence ATGCACAGATTCCGCATCCCCCAGCTATCGCTCGCTGTTTTTGTGTGCGCCAGTGTATGCCCGATCGCCTTTGCGCAAAAACCTCCCATTCAAATCATTGCCGACCTGACGGACGCTCCTCGCAAGATTTATCACGCCGAAGTGGATCTGCCGGTTACGCCGGGTCCCCTTACGCTGACCACGCCACGGTGGATTCCGGGAAATCATCGGCCTACTGGTCCGGTCAGCGACATTACCGGCGTTGTGTTTTCGAGCGATGGCAAACCGGTTGAGTGGCGGCGCGACGATGTTGACATGTACGAATTCCACGTGACAATCCCCAAGGGAGCGACTACGCTGCATGCGCATCTGGATTGCATTGTGACGGGGCGCGTGTCAGCCAAGATGGCGGTGCTGGAGTGGGAGAAGCTTCTGCTCTATCCTGCGCACATTCCGGTGCGTGATATTCCGGTTCAGCCATCGCTGAAGGTGCCGGACGGGTGGGGTGTGGGAACGGCGCTGCAGCCGGAAGGAGCTTCGGCGTGGCCGATGCCGGCGACGGGAAGCACGACGAAATTCGCGGTGACGAATGTGGAGCAACTTGAAGACTCGCCTGTCATTGCGGGGCAGTACTTCCACGAGTTCGCGCTGGCGCCGACGATTTCGCCGAAGCACTACATCGATGTGGTTTCAGATCAGCCGGAGGACTCGAACCTGCGGCCGAGCACACTGGCAGAGATCAACAACCTGGTGCGTGAGGCCGATGCCGAGTATGCATCGCATCACTACAACGTCTACCACTTCCTGTTGACGCTGTCGGACATGGCAGGCGGAGAAGGCCTGGAACATGGGCAATCGTCAGACAACGGCGTGGGCGAGAAGGGTTTTGCGGACGATGCGCATCAACTGGCCGAGGCCGATCTGCTGTCGCACGAATTTACGCACTCGTGGAATGGAAAATATCGCCGGCCAGTGGGACTGTATCAGCCGGACTTTGCGACGCCGCAGCAGGGCGCCCTGTTATGGGTCTATGAGGGCATGACTCAGTATCTGGGCAACGTGCTGGCGGCGCGATCGGGGCTGAAGTCGCAGGCGCAGTATCGCGATTTGCTGGCGATGAGCGCAGCGAATCTCGATACCAAGCCGGGCCGCGAGTGGCGTTCGACGGAAGATACCGCGATTGCCGCCAGCGTGTTGCGCGGAGGGAATCCGGCGTGGTCAAACTGGCGGCGCGGGCAGGACTACTACCAGGAAGGCGAGTTACTTTGGCTGGATGCGGATACGCTGATCCGCAAGATGACGGACAACAAGAAGTCGCTGGACGATTTCGAAAAGATCTTTCTGGCGAAGGGCGGCAATACTGGGCCGCTGATTGTGACGTATACGTTCGACGAGCTGGTCGCGGATCTGAACCAGGTGGTGAAGTATGACTGGGCGACGTTCCTGCACGATCGCGTGGACAGGATCAATCCGCGTGCAGATCTTGCGGGTATTGAGCGTGGCGGTTACAAGCTGGTGTACAAGGACAAGCCCAGCGCCTCGGAAAAGACGATATCGTCGCTTGGCGGCAGACGCGGCGGCGGCGTGGATTGCTGGTATTCGCTTGGGCTACGGATCGGCGCAGATGGAAGCATCGCCGATGTGCGCTGGAATGGGCCTGCGGACAAGGCGCGCCTAGCGCCGGGACAGAAAATCATGGCCATCAACGGACAGGTGTTCTCTGCAGAGATGCTGCGCGATGCGATCAAGGGTGCGAAGGGCACGAGTGAGCCGATCAAGTTGATTGTGCAGTCGGACACGTACGTGACGAATGCCGAGATCGACTATCACGACGGCGAGCGCTTCCCTGTCCTGGAGCGCGTGGATGGAACGTCCGCGTATTTGGATGACATCACGAAGCCGCTGACAACGCCGGAAAAGGCGCCCGAGACCAAGAAGGAAGAATCGGGCCTGTAG
- a CDS encoding TonB-dependent receptor, translating into MRTTSLPRAAFLLCVLSFFLSIATISGYAQTAGAGTISGTVMDASQSVVSGASVTVLNSDTGATRTFTTNDQGIYVAPFLQPGHYTVQASAAGFGKVNATNLTLLVGQTLTINLSLSVESASTTVEVTSETPLLDTEKTEVSQVVDQHIIQNLPVNGRNWSDFVLLTPNVVPDGGSGLVSFHGISGLYNQNYVDGANNNQMLFSEARGRSSGAPFVYSLDAIKEFQAQTSTYSAEFGQAVGGQVNAITKNGTNNMHGDLFYYLRYPDLNALDPISKWSALYNNGNPFLLTQPIHQQQEFGGSVGGPIKKDKLFYFFTYDGFRRVGRVLYYQTNNVTTTPTGSYTDTSTISPTQCPLLRDAQGNLTNTPAITSAQCLSAIKFLQDLGGGSGEPPSRYARENLFFPRLDYQLNDKNLLYANFNFANFDSTNGYAPNPTYSNSSASTNGPTSYHERFLIAHWTSTLSSTAVNDFRFQWGRDLETAGANAPGPSIGMGAETYGMPNALPRIAEPDEHRLQFTDVFNKVHGRHTFKFGGDVNLVHEIMINLFQGGGIYSYSGNVTQEFQNWAADAFAGQAGDIDPYAGSHYNSFVQTIDQINPAKKAGADDFWMKMYDGFAEDTWKLRQNLTVNLGIRYDLQLTPDPEVPNTTSALAEHYNKTIKNVATRVQPRFGFSWNPYKGTVVRGGYGIFTGLNQGSTYYAMRVENGMYQINYNFSGCNQCLPSKGVPATPATLQFPDVPFLPPGPALSGALHPDGGTAPTVTPISGKGSASFHGLSPDFVPPITHEFALGVEQAMPGKFTLNIGYVGSRALRLPVFLDGNLVGQAPHGIRSYNVTDRFGKTTQMTVPYYLATDRIDPTLTSINAGFSVANAWYHSMAVTVRRPFNHGFEVLLNHTWSKSTDDDQVQGAFGTFYGGNPVLDPNNLKAEYGRSDLDVRNRFVGTLLWKPTITSDNPWVRHGVNGFTFSGTATEATGFPIVASMSAPSAVLKSSTPSAADGNIFGGAMSSSSGAPTTGRPPQIQRNSQPGPGIHNIDFRVTRDIPIHEQIYLQFIGEAFNVLNHTLVSGVATTYSTLSYPGANGCPATSAAPTDSQFAGCITPFVASNPASVFGAPTSTNNLLYGPRQLQLSAKLFF; encoded by the coding sequence ATGCGAACTACATCTCTGCCTCGCGCAGCATTCCTGCTGTGTGTCTTGTCATTCTTCCTTTCCATAGCAACCATCTCCGGCTACGCGCAGACAGCGGGTGCCGGAACCATCTCCGGCACCGTGATGGATGCGAGCCAGTCAGTTGTTTCAGGCGCATCCGTAACCGTGTTGAATTCTGACACCGGCGCGACGCGCACGTTCACCACCAACGATCAGGGAATCTACGTCGCCCCGTTCCTGCAGCCCGGCCACTACACCGTCCAGGCAAGCGCTGCCGGTTTTGGCAAGGTCAATGCTACCAATCTCACGCTCCTCGTCGGCCAGACCCTGACCATCAACCTCTCGCTCTCGGTCGAGTCCGCAAGCACCACCGTCGAGGTCACCAGCGAGACACCTCTGCTCGATACCGAGAAGACTGAAGTCTCGCAGGTTGTCGATCAGCACATCATCCAGAATCTGCCCGTAAACGGCCGCAACTGGAGCGATTTCGTTCTGCTCACGCCCAACGTTGTGCCTGACGGCGGCAGCGGCCTAGTCAGCTTCCACGGCATCAGCGGCCTCTACAACCAGAACTACGTCGATGGCGCCAACAACAACCAGATGCTCTTCTCTGAGGCGCGCGGCCGCTCCTCGGGTGCTCCCTTCGTCTACAGCCTCGACGCCATCAAGGAGTTCCAGGCCCAGACGTCGACCTACTCAGCCGAGTTCGGCCAGGCAGTCGGTGGGCAGGTAAACGCCATCACCAAGAACGGCACCAACAACATGCATGGCGACCTGTTCTATTACCTGCGCTATCCCGATCTGAACGCCCTCGATCCCATCAGCAAGTGGTCGGCCCTATACAACAACGGCAATCCCTTCCTCCTCACGCAGCCCATCCACCAGCAGCAGGAGTTCGGCGGCAGCGTGGGCGGTCCCATCAAGAAGGACAAACTCTTCTACTTCTTCACCTATGACGGCTTCCGCCGCGTCGGCCGGGTTCTCTACTACCAGACGAACAACGTAACGACCACTCCGACCGGTAGCTACACCGATACGTCGACCATCTCGCCGACGCAATGCCCGCTGTTACGCGATGCCCAGGGCAATCTCACCAACACGCCGGCCATCACGAGTGCCCAATGCCTTTCCGCCATCAAGTTCCTGCAGGACCTCGGCGGCGGCAGCGGTGAGCCTCCCTCGCGCTACGCCCGGGAGAACCTCTTCTTCCCGCGCCTCGACTACCAGCTCAACGACAAGAACCTTCTCTACGCGAACTTCAACTTCGCCAACTTCGACAGCACCAACGGCTACGCGCCCAACCCCACGTACTCCAACAGCTCGGCCAGCACCAATGGACCCACCAGCTATCACGAGCGCTTCTTGATCGCGCACTGGACCTCCACTCTGAGCAGCACCGCCGTCAACGATTTCCGCTTCCAGTGGGGACGCGACCTCGAGACCGCCGGAGCCAATGCCCCCGGACCCAGCATCGGCATGGGCGCCGAAACCTACGGCATGCCCAACGCGCTGCCTCGTATCGCCGAGCCCGATGAGCATCGTCTGCAGTTCACCGATGTCTTCAACAAGGTGCACGGCCGTCACACGTTCAAGTTCGGCGGCGACGTCAACCTCGTCCACGAAATCATGATCAACCTCTTCCAGGGCGGCGGCATTTACAGCTATTCGGGCAACGTTACACAAGAGTTCCAGAACTGGGCTGCCGACGCATTCGCCGGTCAGGCAGGCGACATCGACCCCTACGCCGGTTCCCACTACAACTCATTCGTCCAGACCATCGACCAGATCAATCCTGCCAAAAAGGCCGGCGCTGACGACTTCTGGATGAAGATGTATGACGGTTTCGCTGAAGACACCTGGAAGCTGCGTCAGAACCTGACGGTCAACCTCGGCATTCGCTACGACCTGCAACTCACCCCGGACCCTGAAGTTCCCAACACAACCTCCGCTCTCGCCGAGCACTACAACAAGACCATCAAGAACGTGGCCACCCGCGTGCAACCGCGCTTTGGCTTCTCCTGGAACCCCTACAAGGGCACCGTCGTCCGCGGCGGATACGGCATCTTCACCGGCCTCAACCAGGGCAGCACCTACTACGCCATGCGTGTCGAAAACGGCATGTATCAGATCAACTACAACTTCTCGGGCTGCAACCAGTGCCTGCCTTCCAAGGGCGTCCCTGCTACGCCGGCCACGCTGCAGTTCCCCGATGTTCCATTCCTTCCGCCGGGTCCGGCGCTCTCCGGTGCCCTGCATCCCGATGGAGGCACAGCCCCCACCGTTACTCCCATCAGCGGCAAAGGGTCGGCCAGCTTCCACGGCCTCTCGCCTGATTTCGTACCGCCCATCACGCACGAGTTCGCGCTTGGCGTCGAACAGGCTATGCCCGGCAAGTTCACTCTGAACATCGGTTATGTCGGCTCGCGCGCTCTGCGCCTCCCCGTCTTCCTCGATGGCAACCTCGTCGGACAAGCCCCGCACGGAATCCGCAGCTACAACGTGACTGACCGTTTCGGCAAAACCACCCAGATGACCGTGCCTTACTACCTCGCCACTGACCGCATCGATCCGACGCTGACCTCCATCAACGCCGGTTTCAGTGTGGCTAACGCCTGGTATCACTCCATGGCCGTCACGGTCCGCCGTCCCTTCAACCACGGCTTCGAGGTCCTTCTGAACCACACCTGGTCTAAGTCCACCGACGACGATCAGGTGCAGGGCGCCTTCGGCACCTTCTACGGCGGCAACCCCGTCCTCGACCCCAACAACCTCAAGGCCGAGTATGGTCGCTCCGACCTCGACGTCCGCAACCGCTTCGTCGGCACCCTCCTCTGGAAGCCCACCATCACCAGCGACAACCCCTGGGTACGGCACGGCGTCAACGGCTTCACCTTCTCCGGCACCGCGACGGAAGCCACCGGCTTCCCCATCGTCGCCAGCATGAGCGCTCCGTCTGCGGTCCTCAAAAGCAGCACCCCGTCCGCAGCCGACGGCAACATCTTCGGTGGAGCCATGAGCTCCAGCTCGGGCGCGCCTACCACTGGCCGTCCGCCGCAGATCCAGCGCAACAGCCAGCCCGGACCCGGAATCCACAACATCGATTTCCGCGTCACTCGCGACATCCCCATCCACGAGCAGATCTACCTGCAGTTCATCGGGGAAGCCTTCAACGTCCTCAATCACACCCTCGTTTCGGGCGTCGCAACCACCTACTCCACCCTGAGCTACCCCGGAGCGAACGGGTGCCCGGCCACCTCGGCGGCACCGACGGATTCCCAGTTCGCCGGTTGCATCACGCCGTTCGTAGCCAGCAACCCCGCTTCGGTGTTCGGTGCTCCCACCAGCACCAACAACCTGCTCTACGGACCACGCCAACTCCAGCTCTCCGCCAAGCTGTTTTTCTAA
- a CDS encoding TonB-dependent receptor, whose translation MKRSLWGWVLLCILSTASLVFSQTATTSLRGVIKDPSGALVPGATVTITNGANGQSFTAKADASGVYQFLQIPPAKYTITVTAAGFGDQSKTAELLVNQPANIDFALGVQAATVTVDVSATAQTLNVTDASLGNSTDNATIQALPSEERNVPDLLSLQPGVLFLPAANIGANDPRSGAVNGGRSDQGNVTIDGIDDNDQVNGYAFTGVLRQTQDSIEEFRVVTGNSNADTGRSSGAQVSMVTKSGTNKIHGAVYEYNRNGLGVANDPLVKQGQLNSGQSNVPGKLIRNIYGADLGLPLKKDKIFFFGNWEAYRRRESSPTTRTVPTASYQAGTITYFDTPNTTKSLSMGDITALDSGCKVCNTAEYPFGAGPNPNALALFNSFPAANGTASGDGLNEGSFTFASPQPVDQNTYLARMDFAPSDKHRLFVRGQLQKDTSGDVEQFPGQGPSTTFTSNNKGIIGGDVWTINTHLINDLRYGYIRQGGSASGVGKGDYVSFRFLDTPTSQSRTTVYSVPVNNLVDDLSWTKGSHTLGFGANWRLIHQNHSTDENSYSSATTNPYWLSGNAPGAGGVDGGFLNSYNIAFANMVGTVPARNDVVNYRITSVTQGSLLADGTAIQRHFSSNELEGYIQDAWRIRPNLTVTYGVRYSYLETPWETKGQQIAPTIDTHAWARQRELAAEQGQIYEQDLLFAPTGKFYNKAPYYPANKKDFAPRLAIAYSPDTKTSIRAGFGMYYDHFGEALVNDLDAHGSFGLSSSLTNPSAGVFKIEGDCANQADCSHPGAPRFMDRHTLPNIAHPTPDATTIFPYLYPNNSFSIQTGLDSRIKTPYSESMDLSVQRELPAGFIIEGSYVGRLGRRLLQSIDIAEPVNYHDPSGGGDYFTAGAALSKQADLHGGDYGGVAWYNNTGETKAPVHVPTIQWFEDVWPFMKGTDEPGESATDAIYNNEWAPYRYSYGATTSTSDIDFYCSYGCPDGWQPRMWQDQFATLYVLGSVGASYYNAGQITLRHPMSHGLQMDVAYTLSHSIDMGSDNERATLRNGGTFSFILNTWKPELNRGNSDFDTRQLVTVNGLYLLPFGRGKAVAGNANAFLDAIIGGWQWSGLARWSSGLPFSFFEPGWSTNWEIESFGVRSGPIKTHKHRDADGNIQYFDNPDAINSQVYCGGCGGGNMRLPYAGEAGERNVFRGDGYFNIDSGIAKTWKTGDFGAIRFAWEVYNVTNSVRWDPAFINTGLTGGQLGVATSVLTVPRRMQFGLRYDF comes from the coding sequence GTGAAAAGATCCCTATGGGGTTGGGTGCTTCTTTGCATCCTCTCCACTGCTTCCCTTGTCTTCTCCCAGACGGCAACAACCTCATTGCGCGGCGTCATCAAGGACCCCTCCGGTGCTCTGGTGCCCGGCGCTACGGTGACCATCACCAATGGCGCCAACGGCCAGTCGTTCACCGCGAAGGCGGACGCTTCCGGTGTTTACCAGTTCCTGCAGATCCCGCCGGCTAAATACACCATCACCGTCACTGCGGCCGGATTCGGTGATCAGTCCAAGACTGCAGAACTGCTGGTCAACCAGCCCGCCAACATCGACTTTGCTCTCGGCGTGCAGGCCGCAACGGTTACAGTCGACGTCTCAGCAACCGCCCAGACCCTCAATGTCACCGACGCCTCGCTGGGCAACTCCACTGACAACGCGACCATTCAGGCGCTGCCCTCAGAAGAGCGCAACGTACCAGACCTGCTTTCGCTCCAGCCCGGCGTGCTTTTCCTGCCTGCTGCGAATATTGGGGCCAATGATCCCCGCAGCGGTGCCGTTAACGGCGGGCGCTCTGACCAGGGCAACGTCACCATCGATGGCATTGACGACAACGACCAGGTGAACGGCTATGCCTTCACCGGGGTACTGCGCCAGACACAGGACTCCATCGAGGAGTTCCGCGTCGTCACAGGCAATTCCAATGCTGACACTGGCCGCTCCTCCGGAGCCCAGGTCTCCATGGTCACAAAGTCCGGCACCAACAAGATTCACGGCGCCGTTTACGAGTACAACCGCAACGGCCTCGGCGTGGCAAACGACCCGCTGGTGAAGCAGGGCCAGCTCAATTCCGGCCAGTCCAACGTGCCCGGCAAACTAATCCGTAACATCTATGGCGCTGATCTTGGCCTGCCGCTGAAGAAGGACAAGATCTTCTTCTTCGGTAACTGGGAAGCTTATCGGCGTCGTGAATCGTCACCGACGACACGCACTGTGCCAACAGCCTCCTATCAGGCCGGCACGATCACCTACTTCGACACCCCGAACACAACCAAATCTCTGTCGATGGGTGATATCACGGCTCTTGATTCAGGCTGCAAGGTCTGTAACACCGCCGAATATCCCTTTGGAGCTGGTCCCAATCCCAACGCGCTCGCTCTCTTCAACTCCTTCCCGGCCGCCAACGGAACAGCATCGGGCGACGGACTGAACGAAGGCTCCTTCACGTTCGCCTCTCCTCAGCCTGTAGACCAGAACACCTACCTCGCACGCATGGACTTCGCCCCCTCCGACAAGCACCGCCTGTTTGTCCGGGGACAGCTTCAGAAAGACACCTCAGGCGACGTCGAGCAGTTCCCCGGCCAGGGCCCCTCCACCACCTTCACCTCCAACAACAAAGGCATCATTGGCGGAGATGTCTGGACCATCAATACCCATCTCATCAACGACCTTCGTTACGGCTACATCCGCCAGGGCGGCAGTGCCTCCGGCGTCGGCAAGGGCGACTATGTCAGCTTCCGATTCCTTGACACACCGACCTCGCAGAGTCGCACCACCGTCTACAGCGTCCCGGTCAACAACCTCGTCGACGACCTGAGCTGGACCAAGGGCAGCCACACCCTCGGGTTCGGAGCCAACTGGCGTCTCATACACCAGAACCACTCCACCGACGAGAACTCCTACTCGAGCGCGACTACCAACCCCTACTGGCTGTCGGGCAATGCGCCGGGTGCAGGAGGTGTTGACGGAGGCTTCCTCAACTCATATAACATCGCCTTCGCCAATATGGTCGGTACGGTTCCGGCCCGCAATGATGTTGTGAACTACAGGATCACCAGCGTCACACAGGGCTCGCTCCTTGCCGATGGCACTGCCATCCAGCGCCACTTCTCCTCCAACGAACTCGAAGGCTACATCCAGGATGCATGGCGTATTCGGCCCAATCTGACCGTCACCTACGGCGTCCGTTATTCCTATCTAGAGACGCCTTGGGAAACCAAGGGCCAGCAGATCGCGCCCACGATCGACACCCATGCATGGGCTCGGCAGCGTGAGCTAGCCGCCGAGCAGGGCCAGATCTATGAGCAGGATCTCCTCTTTGCTCCCACCGGCAAGTTCTACAACAAGGCGCCTTACTATCCGGCCAACAAGAAAGACTTCGCTCCTCGGCTCGCCATCGCCTACAGCCCCGACACCAAGACTTCTATCCGCGCGGGCTTCGGCATGTACTACGACCACTTCGGTGAAGCCCTGGTCAATGACCTCGACGCCCACGGCTCCTTCGGCCTTAGCTCGTCCCTCACCAACCCATCGGCCGGAGTCTTCAAAATCGAAGGCGATTGCGCCAATCAAGCGGACTGCAGCCATCCCGGTGCCCCGCGCTTCATGGATCGCCACACGCTGCCCAACATCGCCCACCCGACCCCGGACGCGACCACGATCTTCCCTTACCTCTATCCAAACAACTCCTTCAGTATTCAGACCGGCCTCGACAGCCGCATCAAGACCCCGTACTCGGAGTCAATGGACCTGTCCGTGCAACGCGAGTTGCCCGCCGGGTTCATCATCGAAGGCTCCTATGTCGGCCGCCTCGGACGCCGGCTCTTGCAGAGCATCGATATCGCTGAGCCCGTCAATTACCACGATCCTTCCGGCGGAGGCGACTACTTCACCGCTGGAGCAGCGCTTTCCAAGCAAGCGGACCTTCATGGCGGCGACTACGGCGGTGTGGCCTGGTACAACAACACCGGCGAAACAAAAGCACCAGTCCACGTACCTACCATCCAGTGGTTTGAAGATGTGTGGCCCTTCATGAAGGGAACGGACGAGCCCGGAGAAAGCGCCACGGATGCCATCTACAACAACGAGTGGGCCCCGTATCGCTATAGCTACGGCGCCACTACCTCAACCTCCGACATCGACTTCTACTGCTCGTACGGGTGCCCCGATGGTTGGCAGCCGCGCATGTGGCAGGATCAGTTCGCCACCCTCTACGTGCTCGGCAGCGTAGGCGCCAGCTACTACAACGCTGGACAAATCACTCTGCGGCACCCCATGAGCCACGGCCTGCAGATGGACGTCGCCTATACCCTGTCCCACTCCATCGACATGGGCTCGGACAACGAGCGCGCGACCCTTCGCAACGGTGGTACGTTCTCGTTCATCCTCAATACCTGGAAGCCTGAACTCAACCGTGGCAATTCTGATTTCGACACCCGCCAGCTTGTGACGGTCAACGGTCTCTATCTGCTTCCCTTCGGACGTGGCAAGGCCGTGGCCGGCAACGCCAACGCATTCCTCGACGCCATCATCGGTGGCTGGCAGTGGTCGGGCCTCGCTCGCTGGAGCAGCGGCCTGCCGTTTTCCTTCTTCGAGCCCGGCTGGAGCACCAACTGGGAAATCGAGAGCTTCGGCGTTCGGAGCGGTCCCATCAAGACTCACAAGCACCGGGACGCCGATGGCAACATCCAGTACTTCGACAACCCGGATGCCATCAACAGCCAGGTCTACTGCGGCGGTTGCGGCGGCGGAAACATGCGCCTGCCGTACGCGGGTGAAGCCGGCGAGCGCAATGTGTTCCGTGGCGATGGTTACTTCAATATCGACTCGGGAATCGCGAAAACCTGGAAGACGGGCGACTTTGGAGCCATCCGCTTCGCGTGGGAAGTCTACAACGTCACCAACTCCGTGCGTTGGGATCCCGCTTTCATCAACACCGGCCTGACCGGCGGCCAGCTAGGCGTTGCCACCAGCGTGCTCACCGTTCCCCGCCGCATGCAGTTCGGCCTTCGCTACGACTTCTAA
- a CDS encoding flagellar motor protein MotB: MSSTKAQPIIVIKKKGGHGGHHGGAWKVAYADFVTAMMALFIVLWLMNSSDRIKKAVAGYFNDPKGTANLLGTTMNGNGVSVVANEDKLRLLKDKLEEEIKAKKELEKLSKQIEITITAEGLRIELIEGKNGTFYQSGSAGLSGSGQELLNLLAGELKKLPNALLIEGHTDAAPYSSDTSYSNWELSADRANSARRLLQQAGVRADQVTQVRGYADQMLRVKSNPFDPSNRRISILVKNEGGTAASLPAVAGTSREAVKAPEAVPAKSPAPKEKAGGA; encoded by the coding sequence ATGTCGAGTACGAAGGCGCAGCCCATCATTGTTATCAAGAAGAAGGGCGGCCACGGGGGCCATCACGGCGGCGCGTGGAAGGTGGCGTATGCCGATTTTGTGACCGCCATGATGGCGCTGTTCATCGTGCTGTGGCTGATGAACTCGAGCGACAGGATCAAGAAGGCGGTGGCGGGTTATTTCAACGATCCAAAAGGAACGGCGAACCTGCTGGGCACAACGATGAATGGCAACGGCGTATCGGTGGTTGCGAACGAAGACAAACTGCGGCTGTTGAAGGACAAGCTTGAGGAAGAGATCAAGGCCAAGAAGGAGCTGGAAAAGCTTTCGAAGCAGATCGAAATCACGATTACCGCAGAGGGGCTGCGGATCGAGCTGATTGAGGGCAAGAATGGCACGTTCTATCAGAGCGGCAGTGCGGGGCTGAGCGGCAGCGGGCAGGAGTTGCTGAACCTGCTTGCGGGCGAGTTGAAGAAGTTGCCGAATGCGCTGCTGATCGAAGGCCACACCGACGCGGCACCCTACTCGAGCGACACTTCATATAGCAACTGGGAGTTGTCAGCGGATCGCGCCAACTCGGCGCGACGACTGCTGCAGCAGGCGGGCGTACGCGCGGACCAGGTGACGCAGGTGCGCGGTTATGCGGACCAGATGCTGCGGGTGAAGTCGAATCCGTTTGATCCGTCGAATCGAAGGATTTCGATTCTGGTGAAGAACGAGGGGGGTACGGCGGCTTCCCTTCCCGCGGTGGCAGGGACGTCGCGGGAGGCGGTAAAGGCGCCCGAGGCAGTGCCGGCCAAATCGCCTGCGCCGAAAGAGAAAGCCGGAGGAGCTTGA
- the motA gene encoding flagellar motor stator protein MotA translates to MFAIIGILVVFGAVIGGFLMEKGNLGVLVQPAELLIIAGAATGTLLVANPLHILKGIVAGILGVIKGKGIAKGRYLNTLKMMYQFLNKVRKEGLLSVEEDVEKPDKSAIFKNYPEFLADHHARNFVCDTLRMAITGGVEPFDMDQMMELDMEVHHHDATQPVSALSTTADALPGLGIVAAVLGVVITMGALGGPPEEIGHKVAAALVGTFLGILLCYGVLGPVASNMTKAADEHNSYLHVLRVLLLSFLKGSAPMIAIEMARRAIPAHVRPTFDEMEKHCKGQSAAAAGAPAAA, encoded by the coding sequence CGGGTTCCTGATGGAGAAGGGGAACCTGGGGGTGCTGGTACAGCCGGCGGAGTTGTTGATCATTGCCGGAGCGGCGACGGGGACGCTGCTGGTGGCCAATCCATTGCATATTCTGAAGGGCATTGTGGCGGGAATTCTTGGAGTGATCAAGGGCAAGGGGATTGCCAAGGGGCGTTACCTGAACACGCTGAAGATGATGTACCAGTTCCTGAACAAGGTGCGCAAAGAGGGATTGCTCAGCGTGGAGGAAGACGTTGAGAAGCCGGACAAGAGCGCGATTTTCAAGAACTATCCGGAGTTTCTGGCGGATCATCATGCGCGCAATTTTGTGTGCGACACGCTGCGCATGGCTATCACCGGGGGCGTGGAGCCGTTCGACATGGACCAGATGATGGAGCTCGACATGGAGGTTCATCATCATGACGCCACGCAACCGGTGAGTGCGCTTTCGACGACCGCCGACGCGCTGCCGGGATTAGGGATTGTGGCGGCGGTGCTGGGTGTGGTGATCACGATGGGCGCTCTGGGCGGGCCTCCGGAGGAGATTGGGCACAAGGTAGCGGCGGCGCTGGTGGGCACGTTTCTGGGCATCCTGCTTTGCTATGGTGTGTTGGGGCCGGTGGCCTCGAACATGACCAAGGCAGCCGATGAGCATAACAGCTATCTGCATGTGCTGCGGGTTTTGCTGCTGTCGTTCCTGAAGGGGTCGGCGCCGATGATCGCGATTGAGATGGCGCGGAGGGCAATTCCGGCGCATGTGCGGCCCACGTTCGATGAGATGGAGAAGCACTGCAAGGGCCAGAGCGCGGCGGCTGCCGGCGCTCCGGCGGCGGCCTGA